The Candidatus Nanopelagicales bacterium genomic sequence GAGCAACCACAAACTGCCACCCACTTCTGGTGAAAACACCGCATTGCTCAGAGGTGCGTACGCAAACCAACCGAAGGCTGCAGCGCCACCTGGGGTGAAGAAGCCAGCTGCGGCAACCAAGCCACCGAAGAAGAACAGCCAGAAACCCAGCATGTTCAAACGTGGGAAGGCAACGTCAGGTGCACCAATTTGCAAAGGCATGATGATGTTGCCGTAGGCCACAAACAGTGGCGTTGCGAAGAGGAAAAGCATGATGGTGCCGTGCATCGTGAAGAGTTGGTTGTACTGCTCCAACGAAACAATTTGCAGACCAGGAACTGTAAGTTCCGCACGTATCGCAACAGCCATCAAGCCTGCAAGTACGAAGTAGAACGTTGACAAGATGAGGTACATGTAGCCAATGACCTTGTGGTCAGTTGAGGTAATCCATGAGACAACGACTGAGCCCAGGGACTTCTTCGGCTTAGGTGCAGGCTCTGGCGCAGCTGCGACTGGGCGTTCGCTCAGAATCGTCATACCGTCTTCTCCCCTGGCATGGTGCCTTGGTTGCTAAATGGTTCGCTGTTAAAGGTTCCGGTGTTGCCCTTGGCCTTGAGTTCAGCCATATGCGCATCAAAAGCCGGCTTTTCAACCACCTTCACGTTGAACAACATGCGTGAGTGGTCGACACCGCACAGTTCAGCACACTTGCCAACGAAGGTGCCTACTTTGTTTGGTGTGAGTTCGAAAACGTTGGTCTTGCCTGGAATAACGTCCATCTTGAACAAGAAACTTGGCACCCAGAAGGAGTGGATGACGTCAGGTGAGTTCAGTTCGAACCGTACCTTTTCATTGACTGGCAGCCACAGCGTTGGTGGTTCACCAACGGTGCCTTCGCCTTGTGGCATTCCGGTCTCGTAAACCTTCTGGTCAAGGTAGTTAAAGCCCCAACTCCAGCGGTAACCCACGACGCCGACGCTTTGCTGCTGATCGTTTTTCACGGTGAGCAGTTCACTTTGATCGCGAGCCGTGAAGTAGAACAAACCAAGGATCATGATCAACGGCACAACGGTGTACAGAATTTCAATTGGCAGGTTGTACTTGGTTTGCACTGGAGCACCTTGGCGCTTCTTGCGACGGTAGGCCACCGCAGCGAACAACATGAGCGCCCACGTGAAAGCACCAACGATCCACGCAGCGATCCATGAGCCCTGCCAGAGGTCTTGGATGATGAAGCCTTCTTTGGTTGCCGGTTCAGGCAAATCAAAGAAGAACGCCTCGTTGGCAGTACATCCTGAGAGGAAGACTGCAATTGCAATGGTGCCAAATCCGATAGCTGCACGCCGCATGGTGCGTGCGCCTCTCGGCTGGTGCGCGGTGGAAGCCACTAGTCGCCTTTCAGTCCACTTCGGGAAAGCACAAACTCCAGGGAGACTAGCGCACCGCTCCTCACAACTTCTCGTCGGATCCATGTGATCCGCCGCTCAATTTTTGCCCCGTTTGTCCGCCCCCAAGTACCGTGCACACCATGACTGGCCTACCCCGTGCACCTCGCGGGTACTTTGACGCCGTTGGCGGACTCGAAATGGCGCCCGCAACTGCTCGGGCACTCTCGCGGGCTAACGAGTTGGGCTGGGCAGATCCAATTCGCGCACACCAAGCAGGCCGCCAATCGGCTCTTTTAGCTCATACGGCCCGGGCCAGTCTGGCCGCCAGCCTGACAACGGTCACCGGTGTGGAACTCACAGCCGACCAGATCTTTTTGGCTCCCACGATGAGTGTGGCTGCATCATGGGCCATTCCTGGCTTTCGTGGAATCACGCAGATCATGCACAGCCCCATTGAGACCTTGGCCCTCCTTGATGCTTGCCAGGAAACTGGCCTACCGCTCACCTCGTTGACAGTTGATGCCCTCGGCCATGTTGATGTGAGTTCACGTGCAGACCTAAGTCAAGCGTTGCTGGTCATCCAGGCGGCGAATATTGAAATTGGGACAATTCAAGACTTATCTGGCATTTCATCGACTGCACTGCCCCTGTTGCTCGATGCCACCGCCATCATCGGGCGGGCACCAGTCCCTGCAGGGTGGTCCGTCCTGCTTGGCCATGCCAGTAGTTGGGGTGGACCAGCCGGAGTGACCGTGATTGCCGCACACCCGACATCTTCATGGGGACCTTCCAGCTTGGCACCGCATGGCTGGGTGAGCGATGGCTCCAATGTTCCGGCGATCGTTGCCGCAGCAACGGCACTTGAATCGCTTCTCCCCCATGTCGACGACCAAGGTCGTCTGACGTTTGAGCTCATCGAACACCTCCGCACTCGGCTTTCACATGAGATCGCCGATGTCGCATTTGCCGGTGATCCCGTTCAACGCGTTCCACACATCCTGAACTGCTCAGTGCTCTACGTCAGCGGTGAAGCGCTGGTCAGCGAACTTGATCGACGCGGATTCGCAGTAGCAAGCGGTTCAGCCTGTGTTGCAGATAGCGATCGAGCAAGTCATGTACTCGTTGCCATCGGCGCATTCACCGGTGGCAACCTGCGCATTTCACTGCCATTTAATTGCACGATTGATGATGTTGATGCACTCGTTGACGCTCTTGTGCTCGTTGTTGGCCAGTTACGCGCCGAGGCCGGCGCATGAGCCCCGAACTTTGGCTTGATGAACGCGGACGTCGTTGCCCTATTCCAGTGATCGCTCTTGCGCGTGCCCAAACACAGTGGATGAACGACGATGCTTATGCTTCACGCGTTGTTGGAGTACTCGCTGACGATCCAGCAGCGCAATATGACATTCCTGCTTGGTGCCGACTTAAAGGTGCTGAATTCATTGGTGAAGTGCTGGCACCCGATGGTGGGGTTGGTGTTGGTTACATCGTTCAATTCATTGCGAAAAACAACTAGGCGCAGCAACTGCTTCTGCCAGTAAATCAAGATATACATTTCTAGGGATTTCAACCACCCCAAGGCTTGCTAGGTGATCAGTTTTCCACTGCACATCAAAAAGGCGAATACCTCCAGCGGTTTTAAGCCGTTCCACAAGAGCAACGAATGCAACTTTTGATGCATCACGTTTGCGATGAAACATGGATTCGCCGGCGAATAACCCGCCAACTTCAATGCCATACAAGCCACCGACAAGTTCGTCGCCATCCCACACTTCAACTGAGTGCGTCCATCCCATTTCATGAAGTGCGCAGTATGACGAAATGAATTCATCAGTAATCCACGATTCATTTCGGCCTTCATCACATCCGCGCATCACCGCTTCAAAGGCTGTATCGAACGTGACGCGATAGCGGCGAATTGATTTTCTCAATGACCTTGAAACCTGCAAATTATTGAGGTCCATCACTCCGCGCGGATCAGGTGACCACCACGCGAGTTCACCCGTCGACACGTGCATAGGAAAAAGCCCACTGCAATAGGCAGAGAGCAATGTTGAGGGAGCTAAGTCAGCGCCAATTGCCAATATCTCTTCACCGGGTTCTCCGTCGCGCGGATCAGGAAGATTCCACACACATGGGCCCGGATCAATGAGGGTCACGAGACTTACGACACCACCACATGCGCAGAAACGTCAGCAGCAGCTGCATCCCCGTAATTCTGGGCAAGCCGATCAAGGAATGACTCTCGAGTAAAGGTGTACTCCTGAGTGCCCACGGTTTCGATGACATA encodes the following:
- the coxB gene encoding cytochrome c oxidase subunit II, giving the protein MRRAAIGFGTIAIAVFLSGCTANEAFFFDLPEPATKEGFIIQDLWQGSWIAAWIVGAFTWALMLFAAVAYRRKKRQGAPVQTKYNLPIEILYTVVPLIMILGLFYFTARDQSELLTVKNDQQQSVGVVGYRWSWGFNYLDQKVYETGMPQGEGTVGEPPTLWLPVNEKVRFELNSPDVIHSFWVPSFLFKMDVIPGKTNVFELTPNKVGTFVGKCAELCGVDHSRMLFNVKVVEKPAFDAHMAELKAKGNTGTFNSEPFSNQGTMPGEKTV
- a CDS encoding aminotransferase class V-fold PLP-dependent enzyme, translated to MTGLPRAPRGYFDAVGGLEMAPATARALSRANELGWADPIRAHQAGRQSALLAHTARASLAASLTTVTGVELTADQIFLAPTMSVAASWAIPGFRGITQIMHSPIETLALLDACQETGLPLTSLTVDALGHVDVSSRADLSQALLVIQAANIEIGTIQDLSGISSTALPLLLDATAIIGRAPVPAGWSVLLGHASSWGGPAGVTVIAAHPTSSWGPSSLAPHGWVSDGSNVPAIVAAATALESLLPHVDDQGRLTFELIEHLRTRLSHEIADVAFAGDPVQRVPHILNCSVLYVSGEALVSELDRRGFAVASGSACVADSDRASHVLVAIGAFTGGNLRISLPFNCTIDDVDALVDALVLVVGQLRAEAGA
- a CDS encoding sulfurtransferase TusA family protein, with amino-acid sequence MSPELWLDERGRRCPIPVIALARAQTQWMNDDAYASRVVGVLADDPAAQYDIPAWCRLKGAEFIGEVLAPDGGVGVGYIVQFIAKNN
- the aat gene encoding leucyl/phenylalanyl-tRNA--protein transferase, coding for MTLIDPGPCVWNLPDPRDGEPGEEILAIGADLAPSTLLSAYCSGLFPMHVSTGELAWWSPDPRGVMDLNNLQVSRSLRKSIRRYRVTFDTAFEAVMRGCDEGRNESWITDEFISSYCALHEMGWTHSVEVWDGDELVGGLYGIEVGGLFAGESMFHRKRDASKVAFVALVERLKTAGGIRLFDVQWKTDHLASLGVVEIPRNVYLDLLAEAVAAPSCFSQ